The Syntrophorhabdales bacterium genome segment GTGTTCTTTGTCCAGCTCTCTTCGGCCAGGGAGAGAAAAGCGGAACAGAAAAAAATAGAGAAGCACAGGCCAGTACCGATATCATGAAGTACGTGCGTAAAGTTGATTTCGCCGCAATCGAGAGGAGCAGACCCGGAGATCGCATCACTCAGGTGCTCTTCGATCGCAGCTCGGGTGCGAAGACCTGCAGAATCGAATGCATCAAGACACCTGCCGGTGGCGGTTCTCCCGAAGGCCTTCACACGCACCTGGTCGACCAGATCTTTTATATCCTCAAGGGCACCATGACCGTCGAGATCAACGGCATCGAATATGAGGCCGGCCCCGGAACGCTGGTTATTTTCCCGGCTGGCGTAGCGCACCGCAACTGGAATAGAGGCAGCGAGCCGACCGTACACCTGTCATTCATTGTGCCAATGCCTCAGTCTGATCTGCCTTTTGCCACGCGGGTGAAGCCTTGACCTGAATTCCTTGTGCAATTCCCTTTTGATGTTGACAAAAAGGCCACGTCTGGTATCCTGAAATCAACAATCCTTCAAGGAGGTCA includes the following:
- a CDS encoding cupin domain-containing protein; its protein translation is MKRVSFLCTFFALCVLCPALFGQGEKSGTEKNREAQASTDIMKYVRKVDFAAIERSRPGDRITQVLFDRSSGAKTCRIECIKTPAGGGSPEGLHTHLVDQIFYILKGTMTVEINGIEYEAGPGTLVIFPAGVAHRNWNRGSEPTVHLSFIVPMPQSDLPFATRVKP